In Bombina bombina isolate aBomBom1 chromosome 6, aBomBom1.pri, whole genome shotgun sequence, a single genomic region encodes these proteins:
- the HRH2 gene encoding histamine H2 receptor, with the protein MGDDLKDSVVTCWKTVLYNVLIGVVLILIIIITICGNVVVCLAVGFDRRLRSMTNCFIVSLAITDLLLGLVVLPFSALDLLYEEWPFGATFCNIYTSLDVMLCTASILNLFMISLDRYYGVTAPLRYSMFVTPARVAIAMGVIWVVSLMVSFLPIHLGWNTKDKFVQNYRDQNDKKCKLELNKEYVLVDGLLTFYLPLVIMCLMYYRIFKIAREQAKRINHVNCSNAVSPTLPTVREHKATVTLAAVMGAFIICWFPYFTVFTYQGVNEIEVDKTAFLIVLWLGYANSALNPILYAALNRDFRTAYQRLLHCRRVGPLSNETPLTLLHIRHPEETNPHNMQNIQEEKPHGVRECNGKETSLFIRNTEER; encoded by the coding sequence ATGGGTGATGACCTGAAGGATTCAGTTGTTACTTGCTGGAAAACAGTGCTTTATAATGTGCTCATTGGGGTTGTCCTTATTCTTATCATAATTATCACAATATGTGGCAATGTAGTGGTTTGCCTGGCTGTTGGGTTTGACCGCAGACTCCGGAGTATGACAAACTGTTTTATTGTCTCATTAGCTATAACAGATCTTCTGCTTGGCCTTGTGGTGTTGCCTTTCTCAGCTTTAGATCTTTTATATGAAGAATGGCCATTTGGGGCAACCTTTTGCAATATTTATACAAGCCTGGATGTCATGTTATGCACAGCCTCTATTCTAAATCTTTTTATGATAAGCTTGGATCGCTATTATGGTGTCACTGCTCCTCTTCGTTACTCAATGTTTGTGACTCCTGCTCGGGTTGCCATTGCCATGGGAGTTATATGGGTAGTATCACTTATGGTATCTTTTCTTCCAATTCACCTCGGGTGGAATACAAAGGATAAGTTTGTCCAGAATTATAGAGACCAAAATGACAAAAAATGTAAATTGGAGCTGAACAAAGAATATGTCTTAGTGGATGGATTACTAACATTCTACCTCCCATTGGTCATCATGTGTCTCATGTACTACAGAATCTTCAAAATTGCCAGGGAGCAAGCCAAAAGGATTAATCATGTCAACTGTAGCAATGCTGTGAGCCCCACACTCCCTACAGTCCGAGAACACAAGGCAACTGTTACTTTAGCAGCTGTGATGGGGGCTTTCATTATCTGCTGGTTCCCTTATTTTACTGTTTTCACTTACCAAGGAGTTAATGAGATTGAGGTGGATAAGACAGCCTTCCTAATAGTTCTGTGGCTGGGGTATGCAAACTCAGCACTGAACCCAATCTTATATGCCGCCTTGAACAGAGACTTCCGAACAGCATACCAGCGTTTGTTGCACTGCCGACGTGTGGGGCCTTTGAGCAATGAGACACCACTGACTTTGCTTCACATTCGACATCCAGAAGAAACAAATCCACATAATATGCAAAATATACAGGAAGAGAAGCCACACGGTGTACGGGAATGTAATGGGAAGGAAACAAGCCTGTTCATTAGAAATACTGAGGAGAGGTAA